A segment of the Micromonospora sediminicola genome:
GGGGCGCAGCAGGCCGCCGAGGAGCAGCGCCAGCGTGGACTTGCCGGCGCCGTTGGGGCCGAGGACGGCGAGTGCCTCGCCGGCGCGTACCCGAAGGTCCGTGGGGGTCAGCCGGGGCGGCAGGCCGAGCCGGTCGGCGGCGAGCAGGGTCTCCCCGGGCGGCGTGGTGGCGTGCCGCGGCGGGACGGTGTGTCCGGGCACCCAGACCCCGGCGGCGGCCAGCGCGTCGCCGTGCGCGGCGAAGACCGCCTCGGGCGGCCCGTCGGCCCGCACCCCGCCGCCGGGTTCCAGCACCACCACGCGGTCGACCAGCGGCAGCGCCTCGGCCACCCGGTGCTCGACCAGGATCAGCGTGGTGTCCGGGTCGAGCGCGTCGGCGACGGCCCGGCGAATCAGGGTGGCGCCGGTCGGGTCGAGGTTGGCGGTCGGCTCGTCCAGCAGCAGCAGGCCGGGGCGGAGCGCGAGCGTGCCGGCCAGGGCGAGGCGTTGCTGCTCGCCCCCGCTGAGGGCGGCGGTGGGACGGTTCCGGTCGTAGGGGAAGCCGACCCGGCGCAGCGCCTCGTCCACCCGGGGCCAGATCTCCTCGGCGGGTACGCCCCGGTTCTCCAACCCGAACGCGACGTCGTCGCCGGAGCGGGCCATCACCAGCTGGGTCTCCGGGTCCTGGAAGACCACGCCGACGCGTTCGCGCGCCTTGCGCGGGTCCAGCCCGTCGATCTCGACGGTGCCCTCCTGCTCGCCGGAGTCCTCCGGCAGCAGCCCGGCCAGCGCCGCCAGCAGCGTGCTCTTGCCGGCCCCCGAGGCGCCGAGCAGCAGGACCCGTTCCCCGCTCTCGACGCGCAGGTCGACGCCGCGCACCGCCCAGGCCCGGCGCCCCCCGTGCCGCCACCCGAACCCCCGGAGAACCACCCCGCTCACCGTCGCACACCCCCTTCCGTTCCGACCCCAGCCTGGTTGATCAAGGAGTTCGCGTCAGGGATATCGCCCGCCGCCGACGCGAACTCCTTGATCAACATGGCGGGAAACCGGTCAGACCAGGGCGCGGTCGCGGCCGGCGGGGAAGCGGTCCAGCACGCCGGTGTTCGCCAGGGCCCGGGTGAGCAGGTGCGCGCCGAGGCCGGCCACGACGGTGGCGCTGACGATCGTGATCAGGGCGTAGGGGATGCGGTAGGAGGTCAGCTCGTAGGCCTTGTTCCAGTAGACGAAGTCGAAGATCGCCGCGCCCAGGCCGGTCAGCGCGCCGGCCAGCACCGCCACCGGCAGCCGGAACGAGCGGTAGCGGAACGCGGCGAACGCCAGCTCGGCGCCGATGCCCTGCATCAGGCCCTGGAGGATCACGATGCTCGCCCACTGGCTGCCCAGCAGCGCGGAGACGATCGCGGCGACGGTCTCGCAGTAGAGCGCCGCGCCCGGCTTGCGGATGATCAGGCCGGCGAGCACCGCCGGGATCAGCCAGACGCCGTAGAGCAGCGCCTGCGCCGGCGGGAAGAACGCGAACGCCGCGTCGGTGGCGCTCCAGAGCAGGCCCCAGGCCCAGAAGACGACGCCGAAGGCGACGGCGATCACCGAAGCGACGACGATGTCGACCGTACGCCAGCGGTTGCTGTCGGTGTGGCTCATGACGGACTCCCAGTTCAGATGAGGAACCAGGAGAAGACGCACGCCGCGCCCGGAACGCCCGGACGGCGGCGCGGCTGGAGGTCGACCGAACTCCCTGCGCTGGCATTACCCAGATCAGGTTCGAGGGTCTGCGGGCCTCGGCCCGCACTCTCAGCGCTGTGCGCTCCCCTGTCGGATGTGAAGTTGTCTCGTCGCAGACGCTAGCACCGTCACCTGCCCCGGGCCCAGCAGGGCAACTGTCGGCTACGGTGGTGATCATGCGGGTCGAGGCGCGGGGACTGACGTTCGAGGTACGCACCGGCGGCCCCGAGGACGGCGACCCGGTCCTGCTGCTGCACGGCTTCCCGCAGCACTCCGGCGAGTGGGACGCGGTCACGCCCGCGCTGCACGCCGCCGGGCTGCGCACGTACGCGCTGGACCAGCGCGGCTACTCGCCCGGCGCGCGGCCGGCCGCCGTCGAGGCGTACCGGATCCCGGAGCTGGTGGCCGACGCGGCCGGCGTGCTGGACGCGCTCGGGGTGACCCGCGCGCACCTGGTCGGCCACGACTGGGGCGCGATCGTGGCCTGGGGGCTGGCGGCGGCGCACCCGCAGCGGGTGCGGACGCTGACCGCGGTCTCGGTGCCGCACCCGGCGGCGATGGGC
Coding sequences within it:
- a CDS encoding ECF transporter S component, with the protein product MSHTDSNRWRTVDIVVASVIAVAFGVVFWAWGLLWSATDAAFAFFPPAQALLYGVWLIPAVLAGLIIRKPGAALYCETVAAIVSALLGSQWASIVILQGLMQGIGAELAFAAFRYRSFRLPVAVLAGALTGLGAAIFDFVYWNKAYELTSYRIPYALITIVSATVVAGLGAHLLTRALANTGVLDRFPAGRDRALV
- a CDS encoding ABC transporter ATP-binding protein, which translates into the protein MSGVVLRGFGWRHGGRRAWAVRGVDLRVESGERVLLLGASGAGKSTLLAALAGLLPEDSGEQEGTVEIDGLDPRKARERVGVVFQDPETQLVMARSGDDVAFGLENRGVPAEEIWPRVDEALRRVGFPYDRNRPTAALSGGEQQRLALAGTLALRPGLLLLDEPTANLDPTGATLIRRAVADALDPDTTLILVEHRVAEALPLVDRVVVLEPGGGVRADGPPEAVFAAHGDALAAAGVWVPGHTVPPRHATTPPGETLLAADRLGLPPRLTPTDLRVRAGEALAVLGPNGAGKSTLALLLGGLLRPGTGALTASAELAGRDARTPPHRWRAPALARRIGSVFQDPEHQFVTGTVRDELALGPRRTGRSEADVTDTVDALLHRLRLDRLAGANPYTLSGGEARRLSVATALATAPRLLICDEPTFGQDRRTWLELVDLLAELRDAGHGVVAVTHDADFVAALADRTLTLDRPSADLDGPRTAGPAGPSGSAGPPGSAGPASDGQGASESAGRPDADGPPSPPTRGAGAP